A genomic region of Thermodesulfobium narugense DSM 14796 contains the following coding sequences:
- a CDS encoding AMIN domain-containing protein — protein MQNISYKTTENGVEVFVDVKGNPNFNYFRLADGRIVLDIDNSIISKKGNITTTSPIAKEIHFAQNTPNKVRVVIESDKNYPYIVSKVSDGLEVNIGNFKMINNGSENINKSSPVPNFLSNSTTSQNYRTNFIERQPEIIGNTGANNPGNLRSKYGGFNSYKDINSGIYAAYYNIIRKPGYYNGGNESIKNIIYTWAPPSENNSSRYLNDVIRYCNRSGLNISADTNFSSLSLEQQEIVLCAIFNEEGNRDWINTTKNLSEQQKIALINNSIVEYSSPNYIASNSQESQHNVSNPTIEGSKTKESAEGIDKVLGKTIVGILRAIF, from the coding sequence GTGCAAAATATCTCTTATAAGACAACAGAAAATGGGGTAGAGGTTTTCGTCGATGTTAAGGGTAATCCAAATTTTAATTATTTTAGACTAGCTGATGGTAGAATTGTATTGGACATCGATAATTCGATTATTTCTAAGAAAGGCAATATTACGACGACATCTCCGATTGCAAAAGAGATTCATTTTGCTCAAAATACGCCTAATAAAGTTAGAGTGGTTATAGAAAGTGATAAAAATTATCCGTATATTGTATCTAAGGTATCTGATGGTTTAGAAGTTAATATAGGAAATTTTAAAATGATAAACAATGGCTCAGAGAATATTAATAAGAGTTCCCCTGTCCCTAATTTTCTAAGTAATTCTACTACATCGCAAAATTATAGAACAAACTTTATTGAAAGACAACCTGAAATTATTGGAAATACTGGCGCAAACAATCCAGGCAATCTTAGATCTAAATATGGAGGGTTTAATAGTTATAAAGATATAAATTCTGGTATATATGCTGCATACTACAATATTATTCGAAAGCCAGGTTATTATAATGGCGGAAATGAGTCAATAAAGAATATTATTTATACATGGGCGCCTCCCAGTGAAAATAATTCCTCCAGATATTTAAACGATGTTATAAGGTATTGCAATAGATCAGGTTTGAACATAAGTGCAGATACGAATTTTTCTAGTCTCTCACTTGAACAGCAAGAAATAGTTTTATGCGCAATATTTAATGAAGAGGGAAATAGAGACTGGATAAATACAACTAAAAATTTGTCTGAACAGCAAAAAATAGCTTTGATTAACAATTCTATTGTAGAATATTCTTCTCCAAATTACATTGCATCTAACTCTCAAGAATCACAGCATAACGTGTCAAACCCTACAATTGAAGGAAGTAAAACTAAAGAATCTGCAGAAGGAATAGATAAGGTATTAGGTAAAACAATTGTTGGAATACTTCGAGCTATCTTTTAA